From one Fulvitalea axinellae genomic stretch:
- the ung gene encoding uracil-DNA glycosylase, which yields MDVKINETWKERLQEEFDKTYFGQLTDFVRSEYKTGTIYPPAKLIFNAFDHCPFDKVKVVIIGQDPYHGPGQANGLCFSVNDGVVFPPSLRNIFKEINQDLGKEIPTSGNLERWADQGVLLLNATLTVKAAQAGSHQKKGWEIFTDAVIRIVSEQKENVVFFLWGSYAQKKGAVIDKSKHLALSSPHPSPLSAHRGFFGNGHFRKANEYLVSKGLEPVEW from the coding sequence ATGGACGTGAAAATCAATGAAACCTGGAAAGAACGACTCCAGGAAGAATTCGACAAAACTTATTTCGGACAACTCACCGATTTTGTCCGTAGCGAGTACAAAACTGGCACAATTTACCCACCCGCCAAGCTGATCTTCAACGCCTTCGATCATTGCCCTTTCGATAAAGTTAAGGTGGTAATTATCGGCCAAGATCCTTACCACGGACCAGGACAAGCGAACGGCCTGTGTTTTTCGGTAAACGACGGAGTGGTATTTCCGCCGAGCCTCAGAAATATTTTTAAGGAAATAAACCAGGATCTGGGAAAGGAAATCCCAACAAGTGGAAACTTGGAACGCTGGGCAGACCAAGGCGTACTTTTACTCAACGCCACGTTAACTGTAAAAGCCGCGCAAGCCGGATCGCATCAGAAAAAAGGCTGGGAGATTTTCACCGACGCCGTAATCAGGATAGTTTCCGAGCAAAAAGAAAATGTCGTGTTTTTCCTCTGGGGATCATACGCCCAGAAAAAAGGCGCCGTAATAGACAAATCAAAACATTTAGCTCTCAGCTCGCCACACCCGTCGCCACTCTCTGCGCACCGCGGTTTTTTTGGCAACGGACATTTCCGTAAGGCAAATGAATATCTGGTTTCGAAAGGACTGGAACCTGTTGAGTGGTAA
- a CDS encoding DUF523 domain-containing protein, whose translation MEYLLEDKIHVGISACMYGAKIRYNAKGWNMPANLNRERSDFYWTPVCPEVMAGMGVPRTPIRLQGGNGHDFWEEKAIIKNRKGQEVSEQLRFGAETCMGTLDRAGVEAFVFMEGSPSCGVYRTTLKNDRLGKPPGVFGSLLLKEKLFLIPAVDLQSPVKWWDWRRRLVAFVWLRRLEVKSPKTLSETWHGLKFLCQEIEQNRARELGREISALSNKSTPEEIESLKSEILFLLRKPSNVERIKQSLWKSYSFLRKKSGLVVEEVNEPLALRNMTSLAKELISMEKEAKLGGHHFGASPVVYRPGR comes from the coding sequence ATGGAATACCTGCTCGAAGACAAAATCCATGTCGGCATATCGGCGTGCATGTACGGAGCGAAAATCCGCTACAACGCCAAAGGCTGGAACATGCCCGCAAACCTCAACCGCGAACGCTCAGATTTTTACTGGACGCCAGTCTGTCCGGAAGTAATGGCCGGAATGGGCGTACCCCGCACGCCGATACGACTACAAGGCGGAAACGGACACGATTTTTGGGAAGAAAAAGCGATTATCAAAAACAGAAAAGGCCAAGAAGTCTCCGAGCAATTGCGCTTCGGGGCCGAAACCTGTATGGGAACACTGGATCGTGCCGGCGTGGAAGCTTTTGTATTTATGGAAGGAAGCCCGAGTTGTGGCGTTTACCGGACAACACTGAAAAATGACCGCCTCGGAAAACCTCCGGGAGTTTTCGGCTCGCTTTTGCTGAAGGAAAAACTCTTCCTGATTCCGGCTGTGGACTTGCAAAGCCCCGTAAAATGGTGGGATTGGCGCCGAAGGCTCGTAGCATTCGTTTGGCTACGGCGATTAGAGGTGAAAAGCCCAAAGACCCTATCGGAAACTTGGCACGGACTCAAATTTCTCTGTCAGGAAATAGAACAAAATCGAGCTCGGGAACTCGGAAGAGAAATCTCTGCACTCTCGAATAAATCAACTCCGGAAGAAATCGAATCGCTAAAATCGGAGATTCTTTTTCTATTGAGAAAACCTTCGAACGTAGAGCGAATCAAACAAAGCCTCTGGAAAAGTTATTCGTTTTTGCGCAAAAAAAGCGGACTTGTAGTTGAAGAAGTAAACGAGCCTCTCGCACTCCGCAACATGACCAGCTTGGCAAAAGAACTGATCAGTATGGAAAAAGAAGCCAAACTCGGCGGACACCATTTTGGCGCATCGCCGGTGGTTTATCGCCCAGGACGCTGA
- a CDS encoding 7-cyano-7-deazaguanine synthase → MEKKQRRAVALFSGGLDSTLAMKLIKDQGVDVVAVNFVSHFFGGKNPNAEKMCEQIGVKLEYVDIKPIHTEIVNDPQYGYGKNMNPCVDCHGLMMRYANEELMARFDADFIISGEVLGQRPKSQNGRALEIVKKLSGVEDLIVRPMSAKLLPESKPEREGWIDREKLADVSGRSRKPQIEMAEKFGIEDFPSPAGGCLLTDPGYSRKLRVLLNDGLIKEENSELFYLLKLGRFFRMDKGKYIFVSRNGDESSKLEEHIKVSSLLIEDTKEVHGPLVLGFGEINAEDTEFAKQLFSRYCKLKGKERVPMVVDGEPAEIPALDIEAVEAKMKEHLV, encoded by the coding sequence TTGGAAAAGAAGCAAAGAAGAGCGGTAGCGCTTTTCTCCGGTGGACTTGACTCCACTTTGGCAATGAAACTGATTAAAGATCAGGGTGTTGACGTGGTAGCTGTTAACTTTGTATCGCATTTTTTCGGCGGAAAAAATCCGAATGCGGAGAAAATGTGCGAACAGATCGGCGTGAAGCTGGAATATGTTGACATTAAACCTATCCACACCGAAATCGTGAACGATCCGCAGTACGGCTATGGAAAAAACATGAACCCGTGCGTGGATTGCCACGGTTTGATGATGCGTTACGCAAATGAAGAGTTGATGGCGCGTTTTGACGCCGATTTTATTATCAGTGGCGAAGTGTTGGGACAGCGTCCCAAGTCGCAGAACGGACGTGCGCTGGAAATCGTTAAGAAACTTTCCGGAGTAGAGGATTTGATCGTTCGCCCAATGTCTGCGAAGCTTTTGCCGGAAAGTAAGCCTGAGCGCGAAGGCTGGATCGATCGGGAAAAACTTGCGGACGTATCCGGACGTAGCCGTAAGCCTCAGATTGAGATGGCGGAGAAGTTCGGAATCGAGGACTTTCCAAGCCCTGCGGGTGGCTGTTTGTTGACCGATCCGGGTTATTCTAGAAAATTGCGAGTATTGCTCAACGACGGTTTGATCAAAGAAGAAAACTCCGAGCTTTTCTACTTGCTGAAGCTGGGAAGATTCTTCCGTATGGATAAAGGAAAATACATTTTCGTATCCAGAAACGGCGATGAGAGCTCAAAGCTTGAGGAGCATATCAAGGTTTCGTCTCTATTGATCGAGGACACAAAAGAGGTTCACGGGCCGTTGGTGCTGGGCTTTGGTGAAATCAACGCTGAAGATACCGAGTTTGCCAAGCAATTGTTCTCGCGTTATTGCAAGTTGAAAGGAAAAGAACGCGTTCCGATGGTTGTGGATGGTGAACCGGCAGAAATCCCCGCCTTGGATATTGAAGCTGTTGAGGCGAAAATGAAAGAACATTTGGTTTAA
- a CDS encoding helix-turn-helix domain-containing protein: protein MRHRKIRQYKRLSESERREIANMKCYGFSIREIAEFIERSPSTVSREIRCNSIGGNYCANLAHSLYMARKRLYAICFRRKRRHVFGFGDPDRIPRNEIAWLSDLSRYMRFGRKFSRFPQKKKSRSIYSLWSLKPFNFEDLPYLIWVLSLINEKEKVPDFMQKHVEKYKPEKTFNPPVPRSKKQEGKQGFLIIPRRLVA from the coding sequence ATGAGACACCGAAAAATCCGCCAATACAAACGCCTCAGCGAAAGCGAACGTAGAGAAATAGCGAATATGAAATGCTACGGATTTTCCATTCGCGAAATCGCCGAGTTTATTGAGCGGTCACCGTCTACGGTTAGCCGGGAAATTCGGTGTAATTCTATCGGTGGGAATTATTGCGCTAATTTGGCTCACAGTCTTTATATGGCCCGCAAACGCTTGTATGCCATTTGTTTCAGAAGAAAACGCCGACATGTTTTTGGTTTTGGAGATCCGGACAGGATTCCACGCAACGAAATCGCATGGCTATCGGATCTTTCCCGCTATATGCGCTTCGGTAGAAAATTCTCACGCTTTCCGCAAAAAAAGAAATCACGATCTATTTACAGCCTCTGGAGCCTAAAGCCTTTTAATTTTGAAGATCTTCCTTATTTGATCTGGGTGCTTTCGCTTATAAATGAAAAAGAAAAGGTTCCGGACTTTATGCAAAAACACGTGGAAAAGTACAAGCCGGAAAAAACTTTTAATCCGCCAGTTCCAAGAAGCAAAAAACAAGAAGGGAAACAAGGATTTTTAATTATTCCTAGAAGGCTGGTGGCTTGA
- a CDS encoding LysR substrate-binding domain-containing protein, whose protein sequence is MDYRDEVFLAVAENLSFSKAAEDLCISQPAVTKHVKELENRWNVALFERIGNKISLTDAGKMAVERLKDIRWRYRELEFGLGRLNGDFFGQLRLGASSTISQYVIPEALAAFHKRYPQVDLTLLQGNSSEMEEKLLAGEIDIALVENETSEPGLRYEDFLDDEIVTVTGVKSAYADIRELKLEDFSRIPLVLREKGSGTLQVLKKALQKKGVKLSKLNILLHLGSTEAIKNFLADFDGVALVSAKAIEKELLLEQLVRIRLPELSLTRKFRSAYRMGPLPDVPRIFTRFLEGHNL, encoded by the coding sequence ATGGATTATCGCGACGAAGTTTTTTTGGCCGTAGCCGAAAATTTGAGCTTTTCCAAAGCCGCTGAAGATCTTTGTATCAGCCAGCCGGCCGTTACAAAACACGTAAAAGAGCTTGAAAACCGATGGAATGTGGCGCTTTTTGAGCGGATCGGGAATAAAATCAGCTTGACGGATGCAGGAAAAATGGCTGTGGAAAGGCTAAAAGATATTCGTTGGCGATATCGTGAGCTGGAATTTGGGCTTGGCCGGTTAAACGGCGATTTTTTTGGGCAATTACGCCTTGGCGCCAGTTCCACAATCTCTCAATACGTCATACCCGAAGCTTTGGCGGCGTTTCATAAGCGTTATCCGCAGGTTGATTTGACTTTATTGCAGGGAAATTCCAGCGAAATGGAAGAAAAACTTTTGGCGGGGGAAATCGACATCGCGTTGGTAGAGAATGAAACAAGTGAGCCCGGTTTGCGCTACGAGGATTTTCTGGACGATGAAATAGTAACCGTAACAGGTGTGAAAAGCGCTTACGCTGATATTCGTGAGTTGAAATTGGAGGATTTTTCTAGAATACCGCTGGTTTTGAGGGAAAAAGGATCGGGTACGCTCCAGGTACTTAAAAAAGCGCTACAAAAAAAGGGCGTAAAACTCAGTAAACTCAATATTCTACTGCATTTGGGGAGCACGGAAGCGATCAAGAATTTTTTGGCGGATTTTGACGGTGTAGCTTTGGTGTCGGCGAAGGCTATCGAAAAAGAACTTTTGCTGGAACAGCTCGTCAGAATTCGTTTGCCGGAACTTAGCCTCACAAGAAAATTCCGCTCGGCGTATCGTATGGGACCGTTGCCGGACGTGCCTCGCATTTTTACACGCTTTCTGGAAGGTCATAACTTGTAG
- a CDS encoding YeiH family protein — protein MEPKKRNSIIIYTIALALCFAPFMSPLLALALGLGLSFTGIPRPKFAKNVSVILQAAIVMMGFGMDFNQVLGAATSGFAETLVSVLAVMFLGYFLTKFLKIDKTIGLLISAGTAICGGSAIAAVAPVSGAKDSQISFALAVVFILNAVALIVFPPLGHAFGLSQHEFGNWAAIAIHDTSSVVGAGATYGAEALQVATAVKLVRALWIIPLTGALAFFRKGNSDGKGVKIPWFILMFAGAIVFAWLFPQGWAVYDSLYWIGKKGMACAILLIGAGISVKAVKEVGPKSFLLGIALWVLIGSGSLVGILLCR, from the coding sequence ATGGAGCCGAAAAAAAGAAACTCGATAATTATCTACACAATTGCGCTTGCTCTTTGTTTTGCGCCGTTTATGTCACCGCTTTTGGCGCTTGCTTTAGGGCTGGGGCTTTCGTTTACGGGAATTCCGAGGCCAAAATTCGCCAAAAATGTTTCCGTTATTTTGCAAGCGGCCATCGTAATGATGGGATTCGGGATGGATTTTAACCAAGTGTTGGGTGCGGCCACTTCCGGCTTCGCCGAAACTTTGGTGTCGGTTTTGGCCGTGATGTTTCTCGGATATTTTTTGACCAAATTCCTGAAAATTGACAAAACCATCGGGCTTTTAATTAGTGCGGGTACTGCGATTTGCGGCGGTAGTGCGATTGCGGCCGTTGCGCCGGTTTCCGGAGCAAAAGATTCGCAGATTTCCTTCGCCTTGGCCGTAGTTTTTATCCTAAATGCCGTGGCTTTGATTGTGTTTCCTCCTTTGGGCCACGCTTTTGGGCTTAGCCAACATGAGTTTGGAAATTGGGCGGCCATCGCTATTCACGACACAAGTTCTGTGGTGGGAGCGGGCGCTACATATGGAGCGGAAGCTTTGCAAGTGGCTACGGCCGTGAAGCTTGTGCGCGCGCTGTGGATTATTCCGCTTACGGGAGCCTTAGCTTTTTTCCGCAAAGGAAATTCGGACGGAAAAGGCGTGAAAATTCCTTGGTTTATCTTGATGTTCGCCGGCGCCATTGTATTCGCATGGTTGTTTCCGCAAGGGTGGGCGGTTTACGACTCGCTTTATTGGATAGGAAAAAAAGGAATGGCTTGCGCTATACTTCTGATCGGCGCGGGAATTTCGGTAAAAGCTGTAAAAGAGGTCGGTCCGAAGAGTTTTTTGCTCGGTATAGCGCTTTGGGTGTTAATTGGATCGGGATCTTTGGTGGGAATTCTTTTGTGCAGATAA
- a CDS encoding YeeE/YedE thiosulfate transporter family protein, with protein sequence MEAKKYMNPYLAGLILGLVLLGTIFITGRGLGASGAVKSAVMQTVKTVSPEHYETTGYYARYNEANPSPMKSWLVFEVAGVILGAMFSGIISGRMKFKLEKGPNISNKVRLVGALVGGALFGIGSQFGRGCTSGSALSGMAVQSAGGILTMLCIFGVGYLFAYFFRKLWI encoded by the coding sequence ATGGAAGCCAAGAAGTATATGAATCCGTACCTGGCTGGGCTGATCTTGGGCTTGGTACTTTTGGGAACCATTTTTATCACGGGCCGTGGGCTTGGAGCCAGCGGAGCGGTAAAAAGTGCCGTAATGCAGACCGTAAAGACGGTTTCGCCTGAGCACTATGAAACGACGGGTTATTACGCCCGATACAACGAAGCAAACCCCAGCCCAATGAAAAGCTGGTTGGTCTTTGAAGTGGCGGGAGTAATATTGGGAGCCATGTTTTCCGGTATTATTTCCGGAAGAATGAAATTCAAATTGGAAAAAGGGCCGAATATTTCGAATAAGGTTCGTTTGGTTGGCGCATTGGTTGGCGGAGCGCTTTTCGGTATCGGGTCGCAGTTTGGGCGCGGATGTACCAGCGGATCGGCGCTGAGCGGTATGGCTGTTCAGTCCGCCGGAGGAATTCTGACCATGCTTTGCATATTCGGAGTGGGGTATCTGTTCGCCTATTTTTTCAGAAAACTTTGGATCTAA
- a CDS encoding cytochrome b/b6 domain-containing protein, with the protein MAKEKVLIYKRFERFWHWAQALLISLLALTGFEIKGSYSLLGFESAVSLHNFSAVALMILIVFSIFWHLTTDEWRQYIPTYKNLSAQLKYYTSGIFKGEEHPVKKTVRRKMNPLQVLSYLGLKLVLVPLLVFSGIFYMSYRFTSGGQLMSFTPFTLEDIAFWHVLGAYLLVQFTLIHMYMTTTGHTVTENLRAMLTGYEDLEVEEQEPREELDKNLQTN; encoded by the coding sequence ATGGCAAAGGAAAAAGTACTTATATACAAGCGTTTCGAACGCTTCTGGCATTGGGCTCAGGCTTTGTTGATTAGCTTATTGGCATTGACGGGTTTTGAGATCAAAGGCTCGTACAGTCTTCTGGGATTTGAGTCGGCGGTATCGCTCCACAATTTTTCTGCCGTGGCGCTGATGATCCTTATCGTGTTCAGCATCTTCTGGCACCTGACCACCGACGAGTGGAGACAGTATATTCCGACATACAAAAACCTTTCGGCCCAATTGAAATACTATACTTCTGGAATATTTAAAGGCGAGGAGCATCCGGTAAAAAAGACCGTGAGGAGGAAGATGAATCCGCTTCAGGTGCTGTCTTATCTTGGGCTGAAACTGGTGTTGGTCCCGTTGCTGGTTTTCAGCGGTATTTTCTATATGTCATACCGTTTTACTTCCGGAGGCCAGCTGATGTCTTTTACTCCGTTTACGCTTGAGGATATCGCTTTTTGGCATGTGTTGGGGGCTTACCTTCTCGTACAATTCACCCTGATTCACATGTATATGACCACTACCGGCCATACCGTTACCGAAAACCTGAGAGCGATGCTAACAGGCTACGAGGACTTGGAAGTGGAAGAACAAGAGCCTCGGGAAGAATTGGATAAAAACCTACAAACGAACTAA
- a CDS encoding tetrathionate reductase family octaheme c-type cytochrome yields the protein MKKNLVIIIGLNIVLALAIRWAYNVELSMNRQESMSEVLKKKYGQKSLPATDHSKFEILQKKFDTPQAVTQACISCHTERHKEVMESNHWNWEREEYIEGRGVTYLGKSNLLNNYCIGASSNEQACAKCHIGYDFESTPNFYKKEENVDCLVCHDNSGEYMKGGGLAGLPAGTVDLGASARHVGNPTKESCGSCHFYSGGGNNVKHGDLEEAQTDCSREVDVHMASQGVDMSCVDCHSADKHNIKGKLYSVSSANKNRAECQTCHGELPHESEALNTHTAKVACQTCHIPSYAKANATKMSWDWSTAGKLKDGKPYSEDDSLGNHTYMSIKGSFTWAKNVTPEYVWFNGTADHYVLGDKVDTLKAIKLNELFGSYSDGKIMPVKVHRGRQPYDPVNKTLIQPFTYAKEKGKGAYWKDFDWQKASEIGMKEVGLPFSGEVTFPKTEMYWPVNHMVSPADKSLSCADCHTNSPTGRLANLKGFYLPGRDGHSGVDFFGKWLLILSCIGLVGHAGLRILSGLKSKQA from the coding sequence ATGAAAAAAAATCTCGTCATAATTATCGGGCTAAATATTGTTCTGGCTCTGGCGATTCGGTGGGCATACAATGTCGAATTGTCGATGAACAGGCAAGAGAGTATGTCGGAGGTTCTGAAAAAGAAATACGGGCAAAAAAGCCTGCCGGCAACGGACCATTCCAAGTTTGAAATTCTCCAGAAGAAATTCGACACGCCCCAGGCGGTGACGCAGGCGTGTATTTCCTGCCATACGGAAAGGCATAAGGAAGTAATGGAATCGAACCACTGGAATTGGGAACGGGAGGAATACATCGAAGGCCGTGGCGTCACTTATCTCGGAAAGTCGAATTTGCTGAACAATTACTGTATCGGAGCTTCGAGTAACGAGCAGGCTTGCGCCAAGTGCCATATCGGGTATGACTTTGAGTCGACTCCAAATTTTTACAAAAAAGAGGAGAATGTGGACTGCCTTGTGTGCCACGACAACAGTGGCGAGTATATGAAAGGCGGTGGATTGGCGGGCCTTCCGGCCGGAACGGTTGATTTGGGAGCCTCGGCCAGGCATGTCGGTAACCCTACGAAAGAGAGTTGCGGATCGTGTCATTTTTATAGCGGAGGCGGAAATAACGTGAAGCACGGCGATTTGGAGGAAGCGCAGACGGACTGTTCCCGTGAAGTGGACGTTCACATGGCTTCCCAAGGCGTGGATATGTCGTGTGTGGATTGCCATTCGGCAGATAAGCATAACATTAAAGGAAAGTTGTATTCTGTTTCGTCGGCGAATAAGAACCGGGCGGAGTGCCAGACTTGCCATGGTGAGTTGCCACATGAAAGCGAGGCCCTAAATACGCATACGGCCAAAGTGGCTTGCCAAACCTGTCATATACCGTCTTATGCCAAGGCAAACGCTACCAAGATGTCTTGGGATTGGTCTACGGCGGGCAAATTGAAAGACGGGAAGCCGTATTCTGAAGATGATTCGCTTGGCAACCACACTTATATGTCCATAAAAGGCTCTTTCACTTGGGCCAAGAACGTGACTCCCGAGTATGTTTGGTTTAACGGAACGGCTGACCACTACGTACTTGGCGACAAAGTGGATACGCTAAAGGCCATAAAGCTTAACGAGCTTTTCGGAAGCTATTCGGACGGCAAAATCATGCCTGTGAAAGTGCACCGAGGACGTCAGCCTTATGATCCGGTCAACAAAACTCTGATTCAGCCTTTTACCTACGCCAAAGAGAAAGGGAAGGGAGCTTATTGGAAAGATTTTGATTGGCAAAAGGCATCGGAAATCGGAATGAAAGAAGTGGGCCTTCCGTTTAGCGGTGAGGTGACTTTCCCGAAAACGGAAATGTATTGGCCAGTTAACCATATGGTTTCCCCGGCCGACAAGAGCCTTTCGTGCGCGGACTGTCATACAAATAGCCCGACTGGCCGTTTGGCAAATCTCAAAGGTTTTTACCTCCCGGGCCGTGATGGGCACTCGGGTGTGGACTTCTTCGGAAAATGGTTGTTGATTCTCTCCTGTATAGGTCTTGTGGGCCATGCGGGGCTCAGAATATTGTCAGGTTTAAAATCTAAACAGGCGTAA
- a CDS encoding YeeE/YedE thiosulfate transporter family protein → MAPLVPEYINEHFGLLIAVVIGFGFGFALEQAGFSSTRKLAGLFYGYDFTVLRVFFTAGVTAMLGTLMLSKFGWLDLELIYINPTYLQAAVIGGSVMGLGFIIGGFCPGTSVVSAAIGRIDGMVFVVGGALGVFLFGELYPWLHDYYLADYMGAPLLGEWLSVSKETMAIAITLVALFAFAFTYFVEKRVNGESSEFRNPKTLKRVGGFSALLLIPAILIISTPDFKDGILEESKLSENLGEIQSYSPDKLAYTIMNPEDLQVNLIDVRDSLAFAKGNLPTSFNIPLKGLLDSKWEAVLKGPNRLNIFYAEDEKQAQRACFIANKLGYGNAFILKGGKSHFEETIFSEKALGDNPTIQDRFDQRFREKARIALPRIATERKLKPIAKPKKKKKAQGGCT, encoded by the coding sequence ATGGCACCATTAGTTCCAGAATATATCAATGAACACTTCGGTTTGCTGATAGCCGTGGTGATTGGTTTCGGTTTTGGGTTTGCGCTGGAGCAGGCCGGATTTTCATCCACAAGAAAGCTCGCGGGGCTGTTTTACGGCTATGATTTCACCGTTTTGCGGGTGTTTTTCACTGCGGGAGTCACCGCAATGCTTGGTACGCTTATGCTCTCGAAATTCGGTTGGCTGGATTTGGAGCTGATTTACATTAACCCAACCTACCTACAGGCCGCCGTAATTGGCGGTTCGGTCATGGGGCTGGGATTTATAATCGGAGGTTTTTGTCCAGGTACCAGCGTGGTGAGCGCAGCGATTGGGCGGATCGATGGAATGGTTTTCGTTGTCGGAGGCGCTTTGGGCGTTTTTCTTTTCGGAGAGCTCTATCCTTGGTTGCACGACTATTATCTGGCGGACTATATGGGCGCACCGTTACTAGGAGAATGGCTGTCGGTTTCCAAAGAAACGATGGCCATAGCGATTACGCTGGTTGCCTTGTTCGCCTTCGCTTTTACATATTTTGTAGAGAAAAGAGTTAACGGGGAGAGTTCGGAATTTAGAAACCCGAAGACTTTGAAACGAGTTGGAGGTTTTTCCGCTTTATTACTTATCCCCGCCATTTTGATAATCTCAACCCCTGATTTTAAAGATGGAATATTAGAAGAGTCGAAGCTAAGCGAGAATCTCGGAGAAATTCAAAGTTACAGTCCTGATAAGCTGGCTTATACGATAATGAACCCAGAGGACTTGCAAGTGAATCTTATCGATGTAAGAGATTCATTGGCTTTTGCGAAAGGGAATTTACCTACTTCGTTCAATATTCCTCTAAAGGGTCTTCTTGATAGCAAATGGGAGGCGGTTTTAAAGGGTCCCAATCGTCTGAATATATTCTACGCTGAAGACGAAAAACAAGCCCAACGTGCCTGCTTTATAGCGAATAAATTAGGCTATGGAAATGCTTTTATCTTGAAAGGAGGTAAGTCGCATTTTGAGGAAACAATTTTTTCGGAAAAGGCATTAGGTGACAATCCGACAATACAGGATCGGTTTGACCAAAGGTTTAGGGAAAAAGCCAGAATCGCTTTGCCAAGGATTGCGACAGAAAGGAAATTGAAACCGATAGCCAAACCCAAAAAGAAGAAAAAGGCCCAAGGAGGCTGTACCTGA
- a CDS encoding 6-bladed beta-propeller: MALSNDTVYVNIDKRDTLFVCNFEKIKDLDEEVRIPLSDLVDKIDFVRLETTEESYLGKWPGFNVTKKYLGARENRATYKLFDRKGKFIKEFGAVGKGPGEYTTLSADKIDDETGDVFLLPWNRKELLRYGKDGKLKNPIPLKYGTVKGSFDIKGDEVSVVTIAFRPENVMAQTFTTSGDSINAMRAGHVATTHGYFSNSLFSFGNTPGVIDFHAWWFHPIRNDSLYHYLPHENRFKPVFTLTFKEKPMIHTYMELPHHFLFSVSTSKQVGKNSFSTVPLGVYMVDKRDLSVKKIKLFNDFFGDADLYPFFCFKNGKFVKNIPAVTLIDDVTKMLEENKKMSKKQRSFLEKFVAETNEDDNPILLIGNLKR; encoded by the coding sequence TTGGCATTGAGCAATGACACGGTCTATGTAAATATTGATAAGAGAGACACTCTATTTGTTTGTAATTTTGAAAAAATCAAAGACTTGGACGAGGAAGTCCGCATTCCGCTAAGTGATTTGGTCGATAAAATCGATTTTGTACGACTTGAAACTACTGAAGAATCTTATTTAGGGAAATGGCCCGGTTTTAACGTAACTAAAAAATACCTTGGTGCAAGGGAAAATAGGGCTACGTATAAACTTTTTGATCGCAAAGGAAAATTCATCAAAGAATTTGGGGCGGTAGGAAAAGGCCCGGGAGAGTACACAACTTTGTCCGCTGATAAAATTGATGATGAAACAGGAGACGTTTTTTTATTGCCTTGGAATAGAAAGGAACTCTTGCGTTACGGAAAAGATGGTAAACTTAAGAATCCGATTCCGTTGAAGTACGGAACAGTTAAGGGCAGTTTTGATATCAAAGGCGATGAAGTTTCAGTGGTGACTATAGCTTTCCGTCCGGAAAATGTAATGGCACAAACATTTACAACTTCCGGCGACTCAATAAACGCTATGCGTGCCGGGCATGTGGCCACAACGCATGGATATTTCAGTAACAGCTTGTTTTCGTTTGGAAATACTCCGGGAGTTATAGATTTTCATGCTTGGTGGTTTCATCCTATTCGAAATGATTCTCTCTACCATTATTTGCCTCATGAAAACAGATTCAAACCGGTGTTTACACTTACTTTTAAGGAAAAACCAATGATTCACACGTATATGGAACTGCCGCATCATTTTCTTTTTTCTGTTTCGACATCGAAGCAAGTAGGAAAAAACAGTTTCAGTACGGTACCGTTAGGCGTTTATATGGTGGACAAACGTGATTTGAGCGTAAAAAAAATCAAATTGTTTAATGACTTTTTCGGTGATGCAGACCTGTATCCATTTTTCTGCTTTAAGAATGGGAAATTTGTGAAAAACATCCCGGCGGTTACGTTGATTGATGATGTGACCAAGATGTTAGAAGAGAATAAAAAGATGAGCAAGAAGCAACGCTCATTCCTCGAAAAATTCGTTGCGGAAACAAATGAGGATGATAACCCTATTTTATTGATAGGCAACCTAAAGAGATAA